The Ostrinia nubilalis chromosome 15, ilOstNubi1.1, whole genome shotgun sequence region ACCCTTGATTCACTCACAGCAGACTCACCAAAGACCATTTTAACATTTCAAAcacttttcatttcattttataaGCAAAACTTGATTCAAATTCTTTGATCGTAAGGAGTTTGTTCctgcgtttcttctcagcacttgccatatgtttgtctcgaagtgcTGGTAGGGCTCAAAAggtaaggagacatgtaaagtgccccatagcataggggctaccttttctttttttattatttactatattttgacgttcataagtgccacttgtggtctaaactgaataaatattttagattttgattttttgatccATTTTTCCTATCAAACAAAAATCGCCGAACTTATAAAACACGTAAACTTAAGAGAATGACAAAAGTTCTCGATCGCAGCCTTTTAAGGTCCCATTTTTGGGTTTTTCGCTTATATCTCAGAAACtgtctaaataaataactatgcGTCCTAGCGATATGACTATTGCAACAAAATGAAATCTCATTTAATTTACTACTTTTTTCAGTCAagtttttcgataataattatcttgTATGGTTTTCGAGATATCTGCTCTTCATAGTTTTGTAAAACTTAAACATTTTTGCCttatattttcaaataattatgAGGAAATAGTTGCCATAATTTACAATGAGATGATAATTTTAGGTACTTTTTGATGATGAAAGAATATAAGGCGAGTCATCAATTCTGATGTTTCACAATTTTTTAAAGATGGTGAATTATAGAACAGTTATTTAATTGAtaccataaataattattttagaagtttACTGCTTGAATCTGAGTTACAAATTCTAAAAGGGCAGAAGAGGACCTCTAGGCAACCTTGTTTTGAGGATTGTTTACTATTTCTGGGTTTACAATGATTAATTTAGAGTCATTTGCTTAAATAGAATAGCAAAATGTAAAAGAACATTAGTATTTCATATTAAAATGGAGTTTAAATTTTTGTGATCATTTACTTACTATTTTTGTCGGTTAAAAGTATTTGTTTGACTTAATATTATCATCTTTATTTGACATTATTGATTGACaaatatttgtgtgcatgaacattataataatgtttgtttcgGGGTGGGTGTTTTCTAACCATAATATTatgaatgtatttatttatgttatgttattaaaatttaagtatGTTCATATCAAATATTACGTCGaaggatatttaattttattatttatttattcactatTTGAAGATTACGGTTTAATCCAACTTACGGCTTGTTTTTACACTGTGGCGTCATCGCGTCGCGCGAGTGTCAGCGCGAGTGTCAGTGCGAGGTGTGCGGGGGCTGAGGTAAACGAATGCACGGCATCGAGGCGGTAAATCCTAGCCTTAACAGCTAGTATCAGATttaacattaggtacctacttttctttaatttttttttatttattaatttggattTTCATAAACcaactatcatcatcatttcagccacaggacgtccactgctgaacataggcctcccccttaACCTATTTTCATTGTCTTTATACGACTTAGATGATCGGTAAGGGTGCGTGTTGCATATCAAATCAACGTAGAAATAGCATTAGGTGTCCttttcaaatattaaattacactacatttttgtttacaatttgtTAAAACAATGTAATCCGTATTCTTTACCTAATCGAGAAACATGTAGATAAACACATAGTAATCCAACGTGTACGTTTTATTACCAACATTAACTGTTGCTTTACGATTCGGTGCAAATCTAAATTCGTTCGGCGTAGACCTCGCACCACATTCATAAAGTTTATGGGTCCCCGAATATATGTTTGTGGCAAGATAGTAATAAGGGTCCCTTATAAAAACAAACTGACCTAATTCAAATAACTTTGTAAGCATACAATTACAGAATTGCATCATTCATCATCAAGGAGATGAGTGTAAGatgtaataattttagtatGAAATCTACTTTAACCGTTATCAAAAAGTCATCAACTACAGTGAACAGTCatcatgatgatgaagaaattgtATACCTATCTTTAAAAACTTTCCTATCTCTAAAAATGGCTTTAGGTAACTCCTGatagatatttttaattcattaatACTTATTTCGTCTATACCTCAAGGGTGCGATAGGCGTGATATTTTGAGGAATAAAACAAGATTATGTAAGTTTTAAGTGATCTTTTATATTTAAAGCTTTAGAATCTGCAAGAAATACAAAATGTGTTAGATTAGGTAGGTAGTACTCATAAAACACTCGTAAATGCCGTAATGGTGCAAGTAAATATCGAATACTCATCCATGTGCAACCTTgctcaattaattttattccCAATCTTTTTGGACGTCAAAGATATTGTATatgattgttttattttctttctatctacttacttacttagacattaaattttaaaaaaatcaatatctTAAAGCAAAAACATTTAAGTGTCGGCATTTTACCAAAGCAATCAAgtgatattaaaatttttaaataaaaatttaagagCACTTCATCTTGCTTTTCCGTATTTTTAGCTAAGACGAAATTGACGATGCAGTGGGGCTAATAACTTTCTGAAACTGCAGTAGAATAATAAGATATGTGACGAGCAAGCCGATGAGCTTGAAGGGCAGAGATATGTCGACTTGAAACATCCGCAGCAGGGAGAACGACAGGTCCCGCGCCTCGGTCAGCGCGAGGAGCGCGCGCGCAGCGCTGCAGCCCGATTTATCTGAAAAATAAACACTCATTGTCTTACATATTTCCTTACGTAGTGGCAATTTTAACTGAGAgggattgtaaaaaaatatattttaagtatCTCTTAGCATACCTGTCtaaaattaatacattttcATATGAACGATAAAAAACTTATCACAAAAactattatatgtataatttaaCCAATGAGGCATATACTTCCAGACAAGTGAAAAAGCTTTATCTACATTTACCCAAGAGAATCacattacataaattatgtcaGACCCTGCAAGTAAAGTGATAGTAGGGGAAAGACTATTTGCTTCCTTTGTTTTGAACCCGTTTATAGCACGGTGCCAAACATATAAATTATATGTTATTTAACATTCAGAAATAATTACTCGAATTAAAAATAGATTCTCAACAAATGTTTTTAGCCAATACAAATAGATGTTAGATAGCAAATTTGTTATTCCTTTGGCCTGAGCAGCCTTATCACCAGGTGAGATGCAGaccaagagtttcctcgttgtggataaaaaaatgattGTCGCTAAACAAAGTATTTCAGATCTTACCGAGCTTATTCTCATAGAGCCTAGAAGCCAGGAGCTCCCTCAAGCGCCTGACCTCCCCGTGGACTCTGTCTCCGAACATGCAGGGCGAGAACAGAGGAACCATCTCCATCGCCAAG contains the following coding sequences:
- the LOC135078881 gene encoding uncharacterized protein LOC135078881, encoding MSLIQFTSFLAMEMVPLFSPCMFGDRVHGEVRRLRELLASRLYENKLDKSGCSAARALLALTEARDLSFSLLRMFQVDISLPFKLIGLLVTYLIILLQFQKVISPTASSISS